A genomic stretch from Arachis stenosperma cultivar V10309 chromosome 3, arast.V10309.gnm1.PFL2, whole genome shotgun sequence includes:
- the LOC130966719 gene encoding uncharacterized protein LOC130966719, producing the protein MITISCTTEAVREATVAATRAVERLGVRNGNENEHGEDSGNDENNLGYLERPMTLATFLKVKPPKFKDTLIATDADNWFRAIERSLRAQHVPEGQHVEFATYMLEGEAEHWWQGMQRLLQQDEGDIPWNTFKDEFYKKYFPRAARDAKEMELMQLKQGGLREYLISSVVPLEIRDFAELVNKCKLVEECAKKVIASKVSHQGFPPRNYNSYNWQPRRTNFKTPGVLQRRNPQVGTAPALLMGRNGGRPRQDNGHMTKNCSKRFTQNPVRTQQQGRVFAMTADDAMQSDALIQDFSELNFDLIVHTPTSQNVLTSLACLQVPFTIRNRTFIHDLICLPLCGLEVILGLDWLSKYHVFLDCYERTAVILSNGLDIKPFLSHTLYLNFVRVTLDGSDCEGYVLLAASSNDSELSLERIRVVKKFPDVFPNDIPEFPPQREIEFSIELVPRTGPIFIAPYLMSPLELAELKKQLDELLGKKFIRPSASPWGAPVLLVKKKDGGMRLCVDYRQLNKVTIKNKYPLPRIDGLMDQLKGATVFSKIDLRSGYHQIRVKESDIPKTAFRTRYGHYEYTVMSFGLTNAPVIFMDYMNRIFRPYLDQFVVVFIDDILIYSKIEREHEEHLRTVLQILRTQKLYAKLSKCEFGTEKVAFWEHIISQGGIAVDPSKIEAVVQWEPPTTVTEARSFLGLAGYYRRFIRGFS; encoded by the exons atgatcacaatttcgtgcaccactgaGGCAGTGCGCGAGGCTACAGTAGCAGCGACTAGGGCTGTTGAACGTCTTGGGGTGAGAAATGGGAATGAGAATGAACATGGAGAAGATAGTGGAAATGATGAGAATAACTTGGGGTATCTCGAAAGACCTATGACCCTTGCAACTTTTCTGAAGGTTAAACCGCCTAAGTTTAAAGATACACTCATTGCGACTGATGCTGACAATTGGTTTCGAGCTATCGAACGATCACTGCGAGCACAACATGTTCCGGAAGGCCAACACGTGGAGTTCGCTACTTATATGCTGGAAGGAGAAGCTGAGCATTGGTGGCAGGGGATGCAGCGACTGTTGCAACAAGATGAAGGTGATATTCCTTGGAATACTTTTAAGGATGAATTTTATAAGAAGTATTTTCCAAGGGCAGCTCGTGACGCTAAAGAGATGGAACTTATGCAGCTGAAACAGG GGGGTCTTCGTGAGTATTTGATAAGTTCAGTAGTCCCATTGGAGATACGAGATTTTGCTGAGCTGGTTAATAAGTGTAAGTTAGTGGAAGAATGTGCTAAGAAGGTAATTGCATCTAAAGTAAGTCATCAAGGATTTCCACCAAGGAACTACAATAGTTATAATTGGCAACCACGAAGGACAAACTTCAAGACACCTGGTGTGCTACAGCGAAGGAATCCACAAGTTGGTACCGCTCCTGCTCTCCTTATGGGTAGAAACGGAGGTAGACCAAGGCAGGATAATG GACATATGACTAAAAATTGCTCAAAGAGGTTTACCCAGAATCCAGTGCGAACCCAGCAACAAGGTCGAGTGTTTGCTATGACTGCTGATGATGCTATGCAATCAGACGCCCTGATCCAAG ATTTTTCTGAGTTGAACtttgatctaattgttcatacCCCTACATCCCAAAATGTTTTGACCAGTTTAGCGTGCCTGCAAGTACCATTCACTATTAGGAACAGGACTTTTATACATGATCTAATCTGTTTGCCTCTATGTGGTTTAGAAGTTATTCTAGGATTAGATTGGTTATCTAAGTATCATGTTTTCCTTGATTGCTATGAAAGAACTGCTGTTATTCTATCTAATGGTTTAGATATTAAACCATTTTTGTCTCATACTTTATATCTGAATTTTGTAAGAGTTACCTTAGACGGGAGTGATTGTGAGGGGTACGTTCTGTTAGCGGCTAGCTCGAATGACAGTGAATTAAGCTTAGAACGAATCCGAGTGGTGAAGAAATTTCCCGATGTTTTCCCGAACGACATACCTGAGTTTCCTCCTCAGCGAGAGATAGAATTCAGCATTGAACTAGTACCTAGAACCGGACCGATTTTCATAGCACCGTACCTGATGTCACCATTGGAACTTGCAGAGTTAAAGAAGCAGTTGGATGAGCTACTTGGAAAGAAATTTATTCGTCCCAGTGCATCACCTTGGGGAGCTCCGGTATTGCtagtaaagaagaaggatggtgGAATGAGACTTTGCGTAGATTACCGACAGTTAAATAAAGTCACTATCAAGAACAAGTATCCACTTCCACGGATAGATGGTTTGATGGATCAGTTGAAAGGTGCAACTGTGTTCTcgaagattgatttgcgatcggGCTATCACCAGATTCGAGTAAAAGAATCAGATATACCGAAGACTGCATTTAGAACTCGATATGGTCACTATGAGTATACGGTTATGTCGTTTGGACTAACTAATGCTCCTGTGattttcatggattacatgaatcgTATTTTCCGTCCGTACCTTGATCAGTTCGTAGTAGTTTTCATAGACGATATTCTCATCTATTCAAAGATAGAAAGAGAGCATGAAGAACATCTAAGGACTGTATTGCAGATACTGAGGACTCAGAAGTTATATGCTAAACTATCAAAGTGTGAATTTGGGACAGAGAAGGTGGCATTTTGGGAACATATCATATCACAGGGAGGAATTGCAGTGGATCCTTCAAAAATTGAAGCAGTAGTGCAATGGGAACCACCTACAACCGTTACAGAAGCTCGAAGTTTTCTCGGACTTGCTGGATATTACCGGAGGTTTATTAGAGGGTTTTCATAG